The Penaeus vannamei isolate JL-2024 chromosome 39, ASM4276789v1, whole genome shotgun sequence genome window below encodes:
- the LOC138860081 gene encoding spermidine/spermine N(1)-acetyltransferase-like protein 1, with protein MPNLAHPIILEQLIAKNNTLKPLNNKSGHCLPPTGEHGSGSAPNESQVRRRVPANQRFGGQQVDFKSQPISDSGSQQRKDSESQLISGREPAGETQNPSQSTRFGSQRIETQKSQSTIREPAGETQESQPISDSEPAGETQVPAKSAIRGLGEMRTQRYSQSAIREPAGETQNPSQSAIREPAGETQNPSQSAIREPAGETQNPSQSAIREPAGETQNPSQSAIREPAGETQNPSQSAIREPAGETQNPNRRFGAEQVRLKIPANQRFGSQQVRLRIPANQRFGSQQVRRRIPANQRFGSQQVRRRIPANQRFGSQQVRRRIPANQRFGSQQVRRRIPANQRFGGGGHQMGQKIPAIRDSGTIAGETGGGKPISDKTDPAGRDTRIPANQRFGSQQRFGSQQVRRRIPANQRFGSQQVRRRIPANQRFESQPPSHGLLTQKI; from the exons ATGCCTAATCTAGCTCATCCGATAATTCTGGAACAATTAATAGCCAAAAACAACACATTAAAACCTTTAAACAACAAGAGCGGACATTGTTTACCTCCGACAGGTGAGCACGGGAGTGGCTCTGCCCCCAACGAGTCTCAG GTGAGACGCAGAGTCCCAGCCAATCAGCGATTCGGAGGCCAGCAGGTGGACTTCAAGTCCCAGCCAATCAGCGATTCCGGGAGCCAGCAG CGGAAGGACTCAGAATCCCAGCTAATCAGCGGTCGGGAGCCAGCAGGTGAGACTCAGAATCCCAGCCAATCAACTCGATTCGGGAGCCAGCGAATTGAGACTCAGAAGTCCCAATCAACGATTCGAGAGCCAGCAGGTGAGACTCAAGAATCCCAGCCAATCAGCGATTCGGAGCCAGCAGGTGAGACTCAAGTCCCAGCCAAATCAGCGATTCGGGGCCTGGGTGAGATGAGAACTCAAAGATACAGCCAATCAGCGATTCGGGAGCCAGCAGGTGAGACGCAGAATCCCAGCCAATCAGCGATTCGGGAGCCAGCAGGTGAGACGCAGAATCCCAGCCAATCAGCGATTCGGGAGCCAGCAGGTGAGACTCAGAATCCCAGCCAATCAGCGATTCGGGAGCCAGCAGGTGAGACTCAGAATCCCAGCCAATCAGCGATTCGGGAGCCAGCAGGTGAGACTCAGAATCCCAGCCAATCAGCGATTCGGGAGCCAGCAGGTGAGACTCAGAATCCCAATCGGCGATTCGGAGCCGAGCAGGTGAGACTCAAGATCCCAGCCAATCAGCGATTCGGGAGCCAGCAGGTGAGACTCAGAATCCCAGCCAATCAGCGATTCGGGAGCCAGCAGGTGAGACGCAGAATCCCAGCCAATCAGCGATTCGGGAGCCAGCAGGTGAGACGCAGAATCCCAGCCAATCAGCGATTCGGGAGCCAGCAGGTGAGACGCAGAATCCCAGCCAATCAGCGATTCGGGAGCCAGCAGGTGAGACGCAGAATCCCAGCCAATCAGCGATTCGGGGGAGGAGGGCACCAGATGGGACAGAAGATCCCGGCAATCAGGGATTCAGGAACCATAGCAGGTGAGACAGGAGGGGGCAAGCCAATCAGCGATAAAACAGACCCAGCAGGTAGAGACACCAGAATCCCAGCCAATCAGCGATTCGGGAGCCAGCAG CGATTCGGGAGCCAGCAGGTGAGACGCAGAATCCCAGCCAATCAGCGATTCGGGAGCCAGCAGGTGAGACGCAGAATCCCAGCCAATCAGCGATTCGAGAGCCAGCCGCCCTCTCATGGTCTCTTAACTCAGAAAATTTAG